One Pyrus communis chromosome 4, drPyrComm1.1, whole genome shotgun sequence genomic region harbors:
- the LOC137731133 gene encoding transcription factor MYC2-like, protein MTDYRIPPTTNLWTDDNASLMEAFMSSSDLTSFWAAPPAQPTTQPAHAPVQPQSSASTSDYPKPPVAAQFQPSVTPFNQEMHDQETLMQRLQALIEGSRESWTYAIFWQSSYDNSGSAVLGWGEGFYKDERDKVKAKAKTTTSAAEQEYRKKVLRDLNSLISGADTSADDAVVDQEVTDTEWFFLVSMTQSFVNGGGLPGQAFFHSTPVWVAGPDRLAVSPCERARQGQVFGLQTMVCVPTANGVVELGSTELICQSYDLMNKVRVLFDFNNLEVGSCPMSGGATADQGENDPSSLWLNDPSTTTMEVKDPVNTSATTNTSNQLISKPVQFDNHPSSSSLSENPSPIQVPQLQQQVQQQQQTQSFFTMELNFSDYDGSSVKNSNSNTHSLKPESGEILNFGESKRSSYSANGKLFSGHSQITAAEDNNSKKKSSPPSRGSNDEGILSFSSGVILPSSCVVKSSGGADSDHSDLEASVVREADSSRVVDPEKRPRKRGRKPANGREEPLNHVEAERQRREKLNQRFYALRAVVPNVSKMDKASLLGDAISYINELKLKLQTVETDKEELQKQLESMNNHLPCKDSRSSGSIMSEEELKGCSSKLLDMDIDVKIIGRDAMIRIQCCKKNHPAARLMAALKELDMDVQHASVSVVNDLMIQQATVKMGSRIYTQDHLRLALHSKVGENRQT, encoded by the coding sequence ATGACGGACTACCGGATACCGCCGACGACGAATCTGTGGACGGACGACAACGCGTCCTTGATGGAGGCGTTTATGAGCTCATCGGATCTGACGTCGTTTTGGGCGGCTCCGCCGGCCCAGCCCACGACTCAACCTGCTCACGCCCCGGTTCAGCCGCAATCCTCGGCCTCCACTTCTGACTACCCCAAGCCCCCTGTCGCCGCCCAATTCCAGCCCTCCGTCACGCCCTTCAACCAGGAGATGCATGACCAGGAGACGCTCATGCAGCGCCTCCAGGCCCTGATCGAAGGCTCGCGCGAGAGCTGGACCTACGCCATCTTCTGGCAGTCCTCCTACGACAACTCCGGCTCCGCCGTTCTCGGATGGGGGGAAGGATTTTACAAAGACGAGAGGGACAAGGTTAAGGCCAAGGCCAAAACGACGACATCCGCCGCAGAACAAGAGTACCGCAAGAAAGTCCTCCGAGACCTGAACTCCTTGATTTCCGGCGCCGACACGTCAGCAGACGACGCCGTCGTGGATCAAGAAGTGACTGATACTGAGTGGTTCTTTCTCGTTTCCATGACTCAGTCGTTCGTCAACGGCGGCGGGCTTCCGGGTCAGGCCTTTTTTCACTCCACCCCTGTCTGGGTTGCTGGACCGGACCGGCTGGCGGTTTCTCCATGCGAGCGGGCGCGACAGGGCCAGGTGTTCGGGCTGCAGACTATGGTTTGCGTTCCGACGGCGAATGGGGTTGTGGAGTTGGGATCGACCGAGCTCATCTGCCAGAGCTACGATCTGATGAATAAGGTCAGGGTTCTGTTTGATTTCAACAATTTGGAGGTCGGTTCTTGCCCTATGAGCGGCGGCGCCACCGCCGATCAGGGCGAGAACGACCCTTCGTCGCTCTGGCTCAACGATCCGTCGACCACCACCATGGAAGTGAAGGACCCGGTGAATACTTCGGCAACCACCAACACCAGCAACCAGCTAATTTCAAAGCCGGTGCAGTTCGACAACCACCCGAGCTCCAGTAGCTTATCCGAGAACCCGAGCCCAATTCAAGTACCACAATTGCAGCAGCAAGTACAACAACAGCAGCAGACGCAGAGCTTCTTCACCATGGAGCTCAATTTCTCCGATTACGACGGGAGCAGCGTGAAGAATTCCAATTCCAATACGCATTCGTTGAAGCCCGAATCAGGCGAGATTTTGAATTTCGGGGAGAGCAAGAGGAGCTCTTACAGCGCCAATGGGAAATTGTTCTCGGGGCATTCCCAAATTACCGCAGCCGAGGATAACAACAGCAAGAAGAAGAGTTCTCCGCCATCGCGGGGTAGCAACGACGAGGGGATATTGTCCTTTAGTTCGGGAGTGATTTTGCCGTCCAGCTGTGTGGTCAAATCGAGCGGCGGTGCCGATTCAGATCACTCGGACCTCGAAGCGTCGGTGGTTCGGGAGGCGGATAGTAGCCGAGTTGTTGACCCGGAAAAACGACCTAGAAAACGGGGTCGGAAACCGgcgaatggaagagaagagccGCTGAATCACGTGGAAGCAGAGCGGCAAAGAAGAGAGAAGCTTAACCAGAGATTCTACGCCCTCCGAGCAGTAGTCCCAAACGTTTCGAAAATGGACAAAGCGTCGCTGCTCGGAGATGCCATATCTTACATCAACGAGCTCAAGTTGAAGCTGCAGACGGTGGAGACGGATAAGGAGGAGTTACAGAAGCAATTGGAGTCGATGAACAATCACTTGCCCTGCAAAGATTCGAGGTCTTCGGGTTCAATTATGTCAGAGGAGGAACTGAAAGGGTGTAGTAGTAAATTGTTAGACATGGACATTGATGTGAAGATAATCGGGCGGGACGCCATGATTCGAATTCAGTGTTGTAAGAAGAACCACCCGGCCGCGAGGTTAATGGCGGCTCTCAAGGAGCTCGACATGGATGTACAACATGCCAGCGTTTCTGTAGTCAACGATTTGATGATCCAACAAGCCACTGTGAAAATGGGTAGCCGAATTTATACGCAGGATCATCTCAGGTTAGCTCTACATTCGAAAGTCGGGGAAAACCGCCAGACTTGA